A DNA window from Candidatus Omnitrophota bacterium contains the following coding sequences:
- a CDS encoding glycosyltransferase — MGKIDEYIPIVGQPTIDDLRLLAERLRGKVIQNINSTSVGGGVAEILNRMIPLLKELGVDARWDLIKGGEQFFEVTKNFHNALHGVNVEISKKDFDIFLETSRMNMEELDTYGDIVFIHDPQPVVLVDKRKENKWVWRCHVDVSEPNQDVWGFLRGYIDKYDAAVFSAPAFSQKLPIRQFLISPSIDPLSDKNKELSQETIDSVLNKYEIPKDKPIITQISRFDRLKDPLGVLKVYRQVKRYADCRLILAGGGASDDPESAEVLLEVKEAAKGDPDIHVLLLAQNDIEINALQRASAVILQKSLREGFGLTVSEALWKAKPVVASNVGGIPLQITHKYSGLLCHSVEGASFAVKQLLSSPDYARKLGENGKEHVRNNFLITRHLKEYMLLFLSLYHPEDIVYL, encoded by the coding sequence ATGGGGAAAATAGACGAATATATCCCTATCGTGGGACAGCCGACAATAGACGACCTAAGGCTTCTTGCCGAGAGGTTAAGAGGCAAGGTGATCCAGAATATCAATTCAACCTCGGTCGGCGGAGGCGTGGCGGAGATACTGAACAGGATGATACCCCTCTTAAAAGAGCTCGGGGTAGACGCGCGGTGGGACCTGATAAAAGGGGGAGAGCAGTTTTTCGAGGTCACCAAGAATTTCCACAATGCTCTTCACGGAGTCAACGTGGAAATTTCAAAAAAGGATTTCGATATATTCCTGGAAACAAGCCGCATGAATATGGAAGAGCTGGATACTTACGGAGACATCGTATTTATTCACGATCCCCAGCCCGTGGTCCTGGTTGACAAGAGGAAGGAAAATAAATGGGTCTGGCGTTGCCACGTAGATGTCTCCGAGCCGAATCAGGATGTCTGGGGATTTCTTAGGGGTTATATCGATAAATATGATGCGGCAGTCTTTTCAGCTCCGGCCTTCTCCCAGAAATTGCCAATAAGGCAATTTCTGATATCTCCCTCGATCGATCCGTTAAGCGACAAAAATAAGGAGCTTTCACAGGAGACGATAGATTCGGTATTAAATAAATACGAAATTCCGAAAGATAAGCCTATAATCACGCAGATATCGCGTTTTGACAGGTTGAAGGATCCTCTGGGAGTTTTAAAGGTATACAGGCAGGTAAAGAGATACGCCGATTGCCGGCTAATTCTTGCGGGAGGAGGGGCCTCGGATGACCCGGAGAGCGCGGAAGTTCTGCTTGAAGTAAAAGAGGCCGCAAAAGGCGACCCAGATATACATGTGCTTTTGCTTGCGCAGAACGATATTGAAATAAACGCGCTTCAAAGAGCTTCAGCGGTGATCTTGCAGAAATCTTTAAGAGAAGGTTTTGGCCTTACAGTCTCCGAAGCCTTATGGAAAGCGAAACCGGTTGTAGCATCCAACGTCGGCGGCATACCATTGCAGATAACGCATAAATATTCGGGACTACTTTGTCATTCCGTCGAAGGGGCGAGTTTTGCCGTAAAACAGCTCTTGAGCAGCCCGGATTATGCCCGCAAATTAGGCGAGAACGGAAAAGAGCACGTAAGGAACAATTTTCTGATAACGCGCCATTTGAAAGAGTATATGTTATTATTTCTTTCGTTATATCATCCGGAGGATATAGTTTATTTATAA
- the otsB gene encoding trehalose-phosphatase, translating to MKYLFNHWGHLKEDLRNSRIILFLDYDGTLTSIADTPDRAVLSKEARDILYELSKNRGCKLAVISGRSLKDIKSVVGLKNIIYSGNHGLEIEGPKLKFESVVPSGFKKIVRKIKLDLLRRLAHIKGVILEDKGCTLSVHYRLVNEDNIHLVKTAFHEAIIYYLVGNKIKINTGKMILEVRPPIEWDKGRSVMWLLARQVFVSGGDPVLPVYIGDDVTDEDAFSALRKKSLTIFVGMPKKSKAKYYLKSHKDVLKFLRMVNGLKKEQEHGRDTESKRIL from the coding sequence ATGAAGTATCTTTTTAATCATTGGGGTCATTTAAAGGAAGATCTGAGAAATAGCCGCATTATACTTTTTTTAGACTACGATGGAACATTGACCTCCATCGCAGACACTCCGGATAGAGCAGTTCTTTCTAAAGAAGCCAGGGATATATTGTATGAATTATCAAAGAACCGGGGGTGTAAGCTTGCCGTAATCAGCGGCCGGTCATTGAAGGACATAAAGAGCGTCGTCGGCTTAAAAAACATCATCTATTCCGGCAACCATGGCCTGGAGATCGAAGGGCCTAAATTGAAATTCGAAAGCGTCGTCCCCTCGGGCTTTAAAAAGATAGTCAGGAAAATAAAACTCGATCTGCTCAGAAGGCTCGCTCATATAAAAGGCGTCATACTGGAAGACAAGGGCTGTACGTTAAGCGTGCATTACCGCCTGGTAAATGAGGATAATATCCATTTAGTCAAAACGGCGTTCCACGAGGCGATAATATATTATTTGGTCGGCAATAAGATAAAGATAAATACCGGGAAGATGATACTGGAAGTAAGGCCTCCCATTGAATGGGACAAGGGGAGATCTGTGATGTGGCTTCTCGCAAGGCAGGTATTCGTGTCGGGAGGGGATCCGGTATTGCCGGTTTATATAGGCGATGACGTGACCGACGAGGACGCTTTTTCGGCCTTAAGGAAAAAGAGTTTGACCATATTTGTAGGCATGCCTAAGAAGTCCAAAGCGAAATATTATCTTAAGAGCCACAAGGATGTATTGAAGTTCTTAAGGATGGTTAACGGTTTAAAGAAGGAACAGGAACATGGCAGAGATACGGAAAGCAAGAGAATCCTTTAG
- a CDS encoding DUF5752 family protein yields MAEIRKARESFRFYTRMHLSELTGLRASTLGQLLELMKVVNGSCIYHHTHRFLQQHQHLSPEPPNDFAYWVTEVMGDDELGEKLASIDVIQFNTIRSLREKLVEVIESYLAENPTAKIRFAGEGDEFHFVKSVSFVLPTKYEAYDLKDFIDILDKITIDSIYYHVFEARLRLEKNTNDFSNWIMNSVGDERMAREISQLDPYTFTLEGLRDKVIGIIKRRMPA; encoded by the coding sequence ATGGCAGAGATACGGAAAGCAAGAGAATCCTTTAGATTCTATACGAGGATGCATCTTTCCGAGTTAACCGGATTGAGGGCCTCGACCTTAGGGCAATTGCTCGAGCTTATGAAAGTGGTGAACGGTTCCTGCATATATCACCATACTCACAGGTTCCTGCAGCAGCACCAGCACCTTTCGCCGGAACCGCCGAACGATTTTGCGTATTGGGTGACAGAGGTAATGGGCGATGATGAGTTAGGAGAGAAGCTGGCGAGCATAGACGTCATACAGTTTAATACTATCCGCAGCTTAAGGGAGAAGCTGGTCGAGGTGATCGAGTCGTATCTGGCCGAGAACCCGACGGCAAAGATCAGGTTCGCGGGGGAAGGCGACGAATTCCATTTCGTGAAGTCGGTAAGCTTCGTGCTTCCGACCAAATATGAAGCGTATGATTTGAAGGATTTCATAGATATTTTAGATAAGATAACCATAGATTCCATTTATTATCACGTCTTTGAGGCGCGCCTGAGGCTTGAAAAAAATACGAACGATTTTTCGAATTGGATAATGAATTCGGTCGGCGATGAGCGGATGGCAAGGGAGATATCTCAGCTTGATCCTTATACTTTTACCCTGGAGGGTTTAAGGGATAAAGTGATCGGGATAATCAAGAGAAGGATGCCGGCCTGA
- a CDS encoding glycoside hydrolase family 3 C-terminal domain-containing protein produces the protein MNMFKYVFVTLLVTFTISCGGLQGFQSETQAVAATAIDKAENLAPVPAIETRINDLLKQMSLAEKLSLCHANSKFNTAGIERLGIPRVAMSDGPHGVRRETAANSWEPAGWEDDYVTYLPTGSALASTWNREMGRRFGETLGAEARHRNKDILLGPGINIVRTPVCGRNFEYYGEDPYQVGQMASEVVRGIQSNDVAACVKHYALNNQEWNRGWVNVVADERTLREIYLPAFEAAVRAGAWTVMTSYNKFRGQWCGENKYLMNDILKGAWGFDGVCISDWGGTHSTRDAAVNGLDIEMGTSDNYDTFFFANPLRQAVERGEIPESVVDDKVRRILRFMIRAGMIDPSTRKTGSRNTAANQQAVRDVAGEAMVLLKNDGVLPLDINKTLKLAVIGENAVIQHANQGGSSAIRALYEITPLEGLKRKGGGMVKITYVEGYRDTGDTTVFEAISDTYVQTTDPKSGIRSWKGEYFNDRNLNGQPVEIRYEKAMDFNWKDLGPAAGVPKDNFSARWTADILPTASGIYHLGLTSDDGSRLKINGKVVIDNWADHAEERKDAKIELTAGQTYHFEVEYYESSGDAMVKLGWVRPDSRVGPEVEFAEAIKAARAADAVLVFAGQNHQYDKEGEDRRDIRLHGRQNELIEAVAAANPRTAVFLVSGSAVEMPWIDKVPCVVQAWYAGMEVGNTVADIVFGDINPSGKLPITFPKRLEDCPAHAIGQYNDKDCEYKEGLLVGYRYYDTRNVEPLFPFGHGLSYTTFKYSNLNVDPKTLVARVDITNTGKRKGKEVVQLYVHDVESRLPRPVKELKGFEKVELAPGETKQVIFRLDERALAFYDAEAKGWVAEPGEFDILVGSSSRDIRLQARFAYAARQGDAAFNP, from the coding sequence ATGAATATGTTTAAGTACGTTTTCGTCACACTTCTGGTAACATTCACTATATCATGCGGCGGACTCCAGGGTTTTCAATCAGAAACTCAAGCTGTTGCCGCGACCGCTATTGACAAAGCTGAGAACCTCGCGCCGGTGCCGGCAATTGAAACACGCATCAACGACCTGCTGAAGCAGATGTCGCTGGCCGAAAAGCTTTCGCTTTGCCACGCCAACTCGAAGTTCAATACCGCTGGGATCGAACGGCTGGGGATTCCCCGTGTGGCGATGTCTGACGGCCCGCACGGAGTACGGCGCGAAACCGCCGCCAACTCCTGGGAGCCTGCGGGGTGGGAGGATGACTACGTGACCTATCTCCCGACCGGCTCTGCGCTGGCGTCGACTTGGAATCGGGAAATGGGACGCCGATTCGGCGAAACATTGGGCGCGGAGGCGCGTCATCGTAACAAGGACATCCTCCTGGGCCCAGGCATCAACATCGTCCGCACTCCAGTCTGTGGCCGCAATTTCGAGTATTACGGCGAGGACCCGTACCAAGTCGGCCAGATGGCGTCCGAGGTGGTGCGCGGCATCCAGAGCAACGATGTGGCGGCGTGCGTGAAGCACTACGCGCTGAACAACCAGGAGTGGAACCGCGGCTGGGTCAACGTGGTGGCCGACGAGCGCACCCTGCGCGAAATTTACCTGCCGGCGTTCGAGGCGGCCGTCCGCGCGGGTGCCTGGACGGTAATGACCTCCTACAACAAGTTCCGGGGACAGTGGTGCGGAGAGAACAAGTACCTAATGAACGACATTCTCAAGGGGGCGTGGGGGTTCGACGGTGTCTGTATTTCGGACTGGGGCGGAACGCACAGCACGCGCGATGCCGCGGTGAACGGGCTCGATATAGAGATGGGCACGTCGGACAACTACGACACCTTCTTCTTTGCGAATCCCCTTCGGCAGGCCGTCGAGCGCGGGGAGATTCCGGAGAGCGTCGTCGACGACAAGGTCCGGCGGATCCTCCGCTTCATGATCCGGGCCGGTATGATTGATCCATCGACACGCAAGACCGGATCGCGCAATACCGCCGCAAACCAGCAGGCGGTCCGGGATGTCGCCGGCGAGGCGATGGTGCTGCTGAAGAACGACGGCGTCCTGCCGCTCGACATTAACAAGACACTGAAGCTCGCTGTGATCGGCGAGAACGCTGTCATACAGCATGCGAATCAAGGCGGCAGTTCGGCGATCCGCGCGCTTTATGAGATCACCCCGCTCGAGGGGCTGAAACGCAAGGGCGGGGGAATGGTTAAGATCACGTACGTGGAGGGTTACCGGGACACGGGCGACACCACGGTTTTCGAGGCGATCAGCGACACGTATGTGCAGACCACAGATCCCAAGTCCGGCATCCGGAGTTGGAAGGGTGAGTACTTCAACGACCGTAATCTGAACGGTCAGCCGGTCGAGATCCGGTATGAGAAGGCCATGGACTTTAACTGGAAGGATCTGGGTCCGGCCGCAGGTGTACCCAAGGATAACTTCTCCGCGCGGTGGACGGCCGATATCCTGCCGACTGCCAGCGGGATCTATCACTTGGGCCTTACGAGCGACGACGGTTCAAGGCTGAAGATCAACGGCAAGGTGGTGATCGACAACTGGGCCGACCATGCCGAGGAACGTAAGGACGCGAAGATCGAGTTGACCGCGGGCCAGACCTACCACTTCGAGGTGGAGTACTACGAATCCAGCGGCGATGCAATGGTTAAACTGGGTTGGGTTAGGCCGGACTCCCGCGTCGGCCCCGAAGTCGAATTTGCCGAGGCGATCAAAGCGGCTCGCGCGGCCGATGCCGTGTTGGTGTTCGCGGGCCAGAACCATCAGTACGACAAGGAGGGTGAGGACCGTCGCGACATCCGGCTGCACGGGCGGCAGAACGAGTTGATCGAGGCAGTCGCGGCGGCCAATCCGCGCACCGCCGTGTTCCTGGTCTCCGGCAGCGCCGTCGAGATGCCGTGGATCGACAAAGTGCCCTGCGTGGTCCAGGCGTGGTACGCCGGCATGGAAGTCGGAAACACCGTGGCCGACATCGTATTCGGTGACATCAACCCCTCCGGAAAGCTGCCGATCACGTTTCCCAAGCGGCTCGAGGACTGTCCTGCCCACGCAATCGGGCAGTACAACGATAAGGACTGCGAGTACAAGGAGGGCCTGCTGGTTGGCTACCGTTACTACGACACTCGGAACGTGGAACCCCTTTTCCCGTTCGGGCACGGATTGTCCTACACGACATTCAAGTACAGCAACCTGAACGTGGACCCCAAGACCCTTGTCGCTCGCGTGGACATCACGAACACGGGCAAGCGCAAGGGCAAGGAAGTCGTGCAACTCTACGTCCACGATGTCGAGTCCCGCCTGCCCCGCCCAGTGAAGGAGCTCAAGGGGTTCGAGAAGGTGGAGTTGGCCCCGGGCGAAACGAAGCAGGTCATCTTCCGTTTGGACGAGCGAGCCCTCGCGTTCTACGACGCTGAGGCGAAGGGTTGGGTCGCCGAACCCGGCGAATTCGACATCCTCGTCGGCAGTTCATCCCGCGACATCCGGCTCCAGGCCCGCTTTGCGTATGCGGCGCGGCAGGGAGATGCCGCCTTTAATCCCTAA
- a CDS encoding DUF1646 family protein, protein MWGLAGIIVTVFVLPFLVKRIERDLEIFLFVMGLSAVTISQLWSKHLVYEALVEPIKISVAVLVAGLLFRYVRDRIRSTISKVIRQIGVKWVFFLVVVLLGVMSSAITAIIASLVLVELVTGMKFDKKTETNFVVIACFSIGLGAALTPIGEPLSTIAISKLKGPPFNADFWFLVKLLGLYILPGILVLGFLATFIRPKISEKTTLAEDRPEIVKDIFIRAGKVYLFVMALIFLGKGFKPIIDAYVVQMSAKGLYWLNIVSAILDNATLTAAEITPKMDIGHIRAILMGLLVSGGMLIPGNIPNIIAAGKLNIPSRAWARLGIPLGLILMLGYFLAVFWI, encoded by the coding sequence ATGTGGGGGCTTGCCGGGATAATCGTAACGGTATTTGTCCTGCCTTTCCTGGTAAAGAGAATAGAGCGGGATTTAGAGATTTTTCTTTTTGTCATGGGTTTATCGGCGGTGACGATCTCTCAATTGTGGAGTAAACATTTGGTCTATGAGGCATTGGTCGAGCCGATAAAGATCAGCGTTGCGGTACTGGTGGCCGGGTTGCTCTTCCGTTATGTCAGGGACCGCATACGGTCGACAATTAGTAAAGTTATCCGTCAAATAGGGGTTAAATGGGTATTCTTTTTGGTCGTGGTATTATTGGGGGTCATGTCAAGCGCGATCACTGCGATCATCGCTTCTTTGGTTTTAGTGGAACTGGTTACCGGGATGAAATTTGACAAAAAGACCGAAACTAATTTTGTGGTCATAGCCTGTTTTTCCATAGGATTGGGAGCCGCCCTCACTCCGATCGGCGAACCTTTGTCTACGATCGCTATATCCAAATTGAAAGGGCCCCCTTTTAATGCCGATTTTTGGTTTTTGGTGAAATTACTGGGATTATATATTTTACCGGGAATCCTGGTCCTGGGTTTTTTGGCCACATTTATAAGACCCAAAATCTCCGAAAAGACGACCTTAGCCGAAGACAGGCCGGAGATAGTAAAAGACATTTTTATCCGCGCGGGTAAAGTTTATCTTTTTGTGATGGCTTTGATTTTTTTAGGCAAGGGATTTAAGCCTATTATAGACGCCTATGTAGTCCAGATGTCGGCTAAAGGGCTGTATTGGCTCAACATCGTTTCGGCTATTCTGGATAACGCGACCTTAACCGCCGCCGAGATCACGCCAAAGATGGATATAGGACATATTCGGGCGATACTTATGGGCTTGCTGGTCTCAGGAGGGATGCTTATCCCCGGGAATATCCCTAATATCATCGCAGCGGGAAAGCTAAATATCCCCAGCCGGGCTTGGGCCAGATTAGGGATACCCTTAGGGCTCATACTAATGCTGGGATATTTTTTAGCGGTTTTCTGGATATGA
- a CDS encoding LacI family DNA-binding transcriptional regulator: MSLREIGKKLKVSRFTVARVLREDKYVSEKTRALVLDYLKKEPYAPNIHSARLLSGKINVLGLLFFGGGLFSMEPYVQEIIKGVSEAAKKEGYQVMLFTQDKFNSFECLNTYLNKSVSGFILPAIGKDNYKDVLGLQDKKVPLVLLCSHLKDLSSFDCDNVTGGYLATKYLLDSGRKRIAFIHGHKNWVDAEDRFKGYKKALQEADKQVIIEYNDDNNHINYEKLTIERLLSLKEPPDAVFAANDRMALAAMSAIKQAGRDIPKDIAVIGFDNIPSCENFSPSLSTVSQPVKDMAFAAAETLIKNVIPQGKNKDYTRFFEPKLVIRKST, from the coding sequence ATGTCCCTTAGGGAAATAGGAAAAAAATTAAAGGTATCAAGGTTTACCGTAGCGCGGGTCTTAAGGGAAGACAAATATGTTTCGGAAAAAACCCGTGCCTTGGTACTGGATTACCTTAAAAAAGAACCCTACGCTCCTAATATCCATTCCGCCAGACTTCTTTCCGGAAAAATAAACGTCCTTGGGCTTCTTTTCTTTGGAGGAGGCCTTTTTAGTATGGAGCCTTATGTCCAGGAAATAATCAAAGGTGTAAGTGAAGCCGCCAAGAAAGAAGGCTATCAAGTCATGTTATTTACCCAGGATAAATTTAATAGTTTTGAATGCTTGAATACATATCTGAATAAATCAGTATCAGGTTTTATCTTGCCGGCTATCGGAAAAGACAATTATAAAGACGTGCTTGGATTGCAGGATAAAAAAGTACCTTTAGTCCTTTTATGTTCGCATCTTAAGGATCTTTCTTCTTTCGACTGCGATAATGTTACGGGAGGCTATCTGGCAACAAAGTATTTATTGGATTCCGGCCGCAAGAGGATAGCGTTCATTCATGGCCACAAGAACTGGGTGGATGCCGAAGATAGGTTTAAAGGATACAAAAAAGCTTTACAAGAGGCGGACAAACAGGTAATAATAGAATATAACGATGATAATAATCATATTAATTATGAGAAACTGACCATAGAAAGGCTGTTATCATTAAAAGAACCTCCCGACGCTGTTTTTGCCGCAAACGACAGGATGGCCCTTGCGGCAATGTCAGCTATTAAACAAGCAGGCAGGGATATACCCAAAGATATAGCTGTGATCGGCTTTGACAATATACCGAGCTGTGAAAATTTTTCTCCTTCCTTATCTACGGTTTCTCAGCCGGTAAAAGATATGGCCTTTGCGGCTGCCGAGACATTGATCAAAAATGTCATCCCCCAAGGCAAAAATAAGGACTACACGCGTTTTTTTGAGCCAAAACTTGTTATTAGAAAATCAACCTAA
- a CDS encoding trehalose-6-phosphate synthase: MRRILLFILPILIIVALVFTVFGIVQVNFEEGKLMDDLQRKAKTVAESTELSVKYVLINNDLRSTNRLTESFQKRERLQGCVIYDKDGKVLSITSRISDWGQKDKPYIKEALETKNPRGALEKFKEYSVYSYVLPVLDDEKNVLGVVEVVYDTSYVFTTLTELWRHVSTALIILVVSITLIMVLLQRRIFILPVLQLTEWFHLFQKGEIDKQHPITKEKGAFGKLASEVEQIALSLRIARKTISGEAQVRLENEDLWTEAKLRNVVLAKLGENALCVVSNREPYMHVIEDTSGETRCIRPASGVVTAVDPILQACGGTWIAHGSGNADRKFVNSKNKLAVPPEDNRYILKRVWLTKEEEQGYYYGFSNEGLWPLCHITHTRPLFRESDWQMYKEVNQKFADAVLEELPAKNPLVFIQDYHFTLLPKMIKEKQPNATVALFWHIPWPNPEIFATCPYQKEILDGMLACDLIGFHVQYHCNNFLDTANRLLESRVDTEKFSIVRAGKETFVRAFPISVDTYMGETTKQDLAEIDELSKEFELEGKIVAVGVERIDYTKGLIERMSAIDRFLEKYPQYKGKFVFLQLAAPSRIHIKRYHDLMAEIDEAVEKVNWKHYDGNWKPIIYLKRHFSPEEIKPYYALADVCIVSSLHDGMNLVAKEYVISNKNLDGVLVLSRFTGAARELTDAVQINPYSIEEFADAIKFAVEMPAEERKKRMENMRKIVTENNVYRWAGNIITELTALKKS, translated from the coding sequence ATGAGACGAATACTATTGTTTATTTTACCGATCCTGATCATCGTTGCCTTGGTCTTTACGGTATTCGGCATAGTGCAAGTTAATTTTGAAGAAGGCAAGTTGATGGATGACCTTCAAAGAAAGGCAAAAACTGTTGCCGAAAGCACCGAATTATCCGTAAAGTACGTTTTGATCAACAACGACTTAAGATCGACTAACCGTCTTACGGAAAGCTTTCAAAAGAGAGAAAGGCTCCAGGGATGCGTGATTTACGACAAGGATGGCAAAGTATTGTCGATCACCTCCAGGATATCCGATTGGGGACAGAAAGACAAGCCTTATATTAAAGAAGCATTGGAGACGAAAAATCCCCGCGGAGCGCTGGAAAAATTCAAGGAATATTCCGTGTACAGCTACGTCCTTCCTGTTCTGGATGACGAAAAAAATGTTTTGGGTGTGGTAGAGGTTGTTTACGATACCTCGTATGTTTTTACGACGCTGACGGAGCTATGGAGGCATGTAAGCACTGCCCTGATAATTTTGGTCGTATCTATCACGTTAATCATGGTGTTGCTGCAGAGGCGGATATTTATTTTGCCCGTTCTCCAGCTTACCGAGTGGTTCCATCTTTTTCAAAAAGGCGAGATAGACAAACAGCATCCGATAACGAAAGAAAAAGGCGCGTTTGGAAAACTTGCCAGTGAAGTCGAGCAGATAGCTTTGAGTTTAAGGATCGCGCGTAAAACAATCTCCGGTGAAGCTCAAGTTCGCTTAGAGAATGAGGATTTGTGGACAGAAGCAAAGCTCCGAAACGTTGTCCTTGCCAAGTTAGGCGAAAACGCTTTATGCGTGGTCTCAAACAGGGAACCTTATATGCATGTCATCGAGGACACAAGCGGGGAAACCAGGTGTATTAGGCCTGCAAGCGGCGTTGTTACCGCCGTAGACCCCATATTGCAGGCTTGCGGCGGGACATGGATCGCTCACGGAAGCGGGAATGCGGACAGAAAATTTGTAAACTCCAAGAACAAACTAGCCGTTCCGCCTGAAGATAACCGTTATATTCTCAAAAGAGTCTGGCTGACAAAAGAGGAAGAGCAGGGTTATTACTATGGTTTTTCCAATGAAGGATTATGGCCGCTTTGTCACATTACCCATACTCGGCCCCTATTTCGGGAGTCCGACTGGCAGATGTACAAGGAAGTAAACCAGAAATTTGCCGACGCCGTCTTGGAAGAGTTGCCCGCGAAAAATCCCCTTGTCTTTATTCAGGATTATCATTTTACGCTTCTTCCTAAGATGATAAAGGAAAAACAACCTAACGCGACCGTAGCGCTATTCTGGCATATACCGTGGCCGAATCCCGAGATATTCGCTACCTGCCCCTATCAAAAAGAAATTCTGGATGGAATGTTAGCTTGTGATTTGATAGGTTTTCATGTGCAATATCACTGCAATAATTTTCTCGATACTGCAAACAGGCTTCTCGAATCCCGCGTTGACACGGAAAAATTTAGCATAGTACGGGCCGGAAAAGAGACTTTTGTCCGCGCCTTCCCGATAAGCGTAGATACTTATATGGGTGAGACTACTAAGCAGGATTTAGCTGAAATAGACGAATTATCTAAGGAATTTGAGCTGGAAGGCAAGATAGTCGCTGTCGGGGTGGAGAGGATCGACTACACGAAGGGACTAATAGAAAGGATGTCCGCCATAGACAGGTTTTTGGAGAAATATCCTCAATATAAAGGTAAGTTTGTTTTTCTTCAATTGGCAGCTCCAAGCAGGATCCATATAAAGCGCTACCATGACCTGATGGCGGAGATAGATGAGGCGGTCGAGAAAGTCAACTGGAAGCATTATGACGGGAACTGGAAACCGATCATATACTTAAAGAGGCATTTTTCTCCGGAAGAGATCAAGCCGTATTATGCTTTAGCGGATGTTTGCATCGTGAGTTCCCTGCATGACGGGATGAATCTGGTAGCAAAGGAATATGTTATCTCAAATAAGAATCTGGACGGCGTTTTGGTCCTGAGCCGTTTTACGGGGGCCGCGAGGGAACTGACAGACGCGGTCCAGATAAATCCTTATTCTATAGAAGAATTCGCCGACGCCATAAAATTTGCGGTGGAAATGCCTGCCGAAGAGAGGAAAAAACGCATGGAAAACATGCGTAAAATAGTTACAGAAAATAACGTGTACCGCTGGGCAGGCAATATAATTACAGAACTGACGGCGCTGAAAAAAAGTTAG
- a CDS encoding VIT family protein, whose amino-acid sequence MVAAKSSHREHHRTYRIGWLRAAVLGANDGIVSTASLIVGVAAAHASRGSVLVAGVAGLVAGAMSMAAGEYVSVSSQADTERADLARERKELDVDNENEHRELASIYEGRGLDPPLAKQVAEQLMAHDALSAHARDELGISLNFIAHPLQAAWASAASFSIGAAMPLLIVFVVPGTKLVPVVFGVTLVFLAVLGALAAFAGGAPIARAAVRVTFWGALAMALTAAVGALFGKIV is encoded by the coding sequence ATGGTTGCGGCCAAAAGTAGTCATAGGGAACATCATCGTACGTACCGGATTGGTTGGTTACGTGCCGCAGTTTTGGGTGCGAACGATGGGATAGTGTCGACCGCAAGCCTCATTGTGGGCGTAGCTGCAGCTCACGCGTCCAGAGGTTCAGTATTGGTCGCCGGCGTCGCCGGTTTGGTCGCAGGGGCGATGTCAATGGCGGCCGGCGAGTACGTATCGGTAAGCTCACAGGCCGATACCGAAAGAGCAGACCTGGCGCGCGAGCGCAAGGAACTCGATGTAGATAATGAAAACGAGCACAGGGAGCTGGCGTCAATCTACGAGGGCCGGGGACTGGATCCGCCGCTCGCAAAACAGGTCGCCGAGCAATTGATGGCCCATGACGCATTGTCGGCACACGCCCGTGACGAACTCGGCATCTCTCTTAATTTCATCGCTCACCCGTTACAAGCCGCGTGGGCATCGGCAGCGAGTTTTTCTATCGGCGCAGCGATGCCGCTTCTCATCGTGTTTGTAGTACCGGGAACGAAATTGGTTCCCGTTGTTTTTGGGGTCACGCTTGTTTTTCTCGCGGTGTTAGGGGCGCTGGCGGCATTCGCCGGCGGAGCACCCATAGCGAGAGCAGCTGTTCGCGTTACGTTTTGGGGAGCATTAGCAATGGCGTTGACGGCCGCCGTGGGTGCCCTTTTTGGAAAAATCGTGTAA